The following proteins are co-located in the Anas platyrhynchos isolate ZD024472 breed Pekin duck chromosome 1, IASCAAS_PekinDuck_T2T, whole genome shotgun sequence genome:
- the USP44 gene encoding ubiquitin carboxyl-terminal hydrolase 44 isoform X2: protein MDKCKHIGRLRLAQDHSILNPQKWHCVDCNTTESVWACLSCSHVACGRYIEEHALKHFQENGHPVALEVNELYVFCYLCDDYVLNDNATGDLKLLRSTLSAIKSQNYECTTRSGRTLRSMAASDDSYLAHDGAQAVLRNQDRMFTALWHRRRAFMGKVFRSWFQLTPSGKKILEEEKRWEEEEERRDKARKRRQERKRQLKEEMEKMPPRKSSRLQNQIRMFSKTAPCMQKASQKLESVAELKETYTSDEVRLKKISDSPIKRRPTVTPGVTGLRNLGNTCYMNSILQVLSHLLIFRECFLKLDLNQTQELLATAASGKTRSSSKHPSVTASTLQVSENQEKGKGSSSVRRSSLSSGLSGGASKSRNMELIQPREPSSKHISLCHELHTLFQVMWSGKWALVSPFAMLHSVWRLIPAFRGYAQQDAQEFLCELLDKVQQELETTGTRYPALIPASQRKLIKQVLNVVNNIFHGQLLSQVTCLACDNKSNTIEPFWDLSLEFPERYHCNGKEMASQYPCLLTEMLAKFTETEALEGKIYACDQCNIILTEAQKQLMVCRLPQVLRLHLKRFRWSGRNHREKIGVHVNFDQMLNMEPYCCRESLKTLLPDCFIYDLSAVVMHHGKGFGSGHYTAYCYNSEGGFWVHCNDSKLNMCTMEEVCKAQAYILFYSQRLTQANGHGKVCPSTAESQQHTELADCSVENSSS, encoded by the exons ATGGATAAGTGTAAGCACATAGGACGTCTGCGACTGGCCCAGGATCACTCCATCCTGAATCCTCAGAAATGGCACTGCGTGGACTGCAACACCACCGAATCCGTGTGGGCATGCCTCAGCTGCTCGCACGTGGCCTGCGGCAGATACATCGAAGAACATGCACTAAAGCACTTTCAGGAGAACGGTCACCCAGTGGCGTTGGAAGTAAACGAGCTGTATGTTTTCTGTTATCTCTGTGACGATTATGTTCTTAATGATAACGCGACGGGAGATTTAAAGCTGTTGCGGAGTACATTAAGTGCAATCAAGAGTCAGAACTATGAGTGCACTACTCGTAGCGGGAGGACTTTGCGTTCGATGGCGGCCAGCGATGACTCCTACCTGGCGCATGACGGTGCCCAAGCCGTGCTTCGGAATCAGGATCGCATGTTCACGGCGCTGTGGCACAGGCGGCGCGCGTTCATGGGCAAGGTATTCAGGTCATGGTTTCAGCTGACGCCGAGTGGAAAAAAGAttctggaggaagaaaagcgttgggaagaggaggaggaaagaagggaCAAAGCTAGAAAGAGGAGACAAGAACGAAAGCGCCAGTTgaaagaagagatggaaaagatGCCCCCAAGGAAGAGTTCTCGTTTACAAAACCAGATTAGAATGTTCTCAAAAACAGCACCCTGCATGCaaaaagcatcacagaaatTGGAATCTGTGGCAGAGTTGAAAGAAACGTATACCTCAGATGAAGtaagattgaaaaaaataagtgacTCCCCAATCAAACGAAGGCCCACAGTGACTCCAGGAGTGACAGGACTGAGAAACCTGGGAAATACGTGCTATATGAACTCTATCCTGCAGGTATTAAGTCACTTACTTATTTTTCGAGAATGCTTTTTAAAGCTTGATCTCAACCAAACTCAGGAACTGCTGGCAACGGCAGCCAGTGGTAAAACCAGATCTTCATCTAAACACCCTTCAGTAACTGCCTCAACATTGCAAGTGAGTGAGAaccaagagaaaggaaagggatCATCTTCTGTGAGGCGGTCTAGTTTATCCTCTGGATTAAGTGGAGGAGCATCAAAAAGTAGAAATATGGAACTTATTCAGCCCAGGGAGCCCAGTTCAAAGCATATTTCTCTTTGTCACGAGCTGCATACTCTGTTTCAAGTGATGTGGTCTGGCAAATGGGCGCTTGTGTCTCCGTTTGCTATGCTTCATTCTGTGTGGAGACTAATTCCAGCCTTCAGAGGATATGCCCAACAAGATGCTCAGGAATTCCTTTGTGAACTTTTGGATAAAGTGCAGCAGGAACTGGAGACTACGGGGACCAGATACCCAGCTCTCATCCCTGCTTCTCAAAGAAAACTTATAAAACAGGTTTTGAATGTGGTTAACAACATTTTTCATGGACAGCTATTAAGTCAG GTTACGTGTCTTGCCTGCGACAATAAATCCAATACCATAGAACCTTTCTGGGACCTGTCACTGGAGTTTCCTGAGAGGTATCACTGCAATGGCAAGGAGATGGCGTCTCAGTATCCCTGTCTGCTGACAGAAATGCTGGCCAAGTTTACAGAAACTGAAGCTTTGGAAGGGAAGATATATGCATGTGATCAGTGCAACA TTATACTCACAGAAGCTCAGAAGCAGCTTATGGTGTGTCGACTACCTCAGGTTCTCCGATTACACCTGAAACGGTTTAG GTGGTCAGGACGCAATCATCGTGAAAAGATTGGTGTGCATGTGAATTTTGATCAGATGCTGAACATGGAGCCTTACTGCTGCAGAGAATCCCTCAAGACTCTCCTACCTGACTGCTTTATCTACGACTTATCCGCTGTAGTCATGCATCACGGGAAAGGATTTGGCTCAGGGCACTACACTGCCTACTGCTACAATTCAGAAGGAG GATTTTGGGTACACTGCAATGATTCAAAACTCAACATGTGCACTATGGAAGAAGTATGCAAGGCTCAAGCctacattttgttttacagcCAACGACTTACTCAGGCAAACGGACATGGTAAAGTATGTCCTAGCACAGCTGAAAGTCAGCAGCACACAGAATTAGCTGACTGCTCTGTGGAGAACAGTAGCAGCTAA
- the USP44 gene encoding ubiquitin carboxyl-terminal hydrolase 44 isoform X1, whose product MDKCKHIGRLRLAQDHSILNPQKWHCVDCNTTESVWACLSCSHVACGRYIEEHALKHFQENGHPVALEVNELYVFCYLCDDYVLNDNATGDLKLLRSTLSAIKSQNYECTTRSGRTLRSMAASDDSYLAHDGAQAVLRNQDRMFTALWHRRRAFMGKVFRSWFQLTPSGKKILEEEKRWEEEEERRDKARKRRQERKRQLKEEMEKMPPRKSSRLQNQIRMFSKTAPCMQKASQKLESVAELKETYTSDEVRLKKISDSPIKRRPTVTPGVTGLRNLGNTCYMNSILQVLSHLLIFRECFLKLDLNQTQELLATAASGKTRSSSKHPSVTASTLQVSENQEKGKGSSSVRRSSLSSGLSGGASKSRNMELIQPREPSSKHISLCHELHTLFQVMWSGKWALVSPFAMLHSVWRLIPAFRGYAQQDAQEFLCELLDKVQQELETTGTRYPALIPASQRKLIKQVLNVVNNIFHGQLLSQVTCLACDNKSNTIEPFWDLSLEFPERYHCNGKEMASQYPCLLTEMLAKFTETEALEGKIYACDQCNTKRRKFSSKPVILTEAQKQLMVCRLPQVLRLHLKRFRWSGRNHREKIGVHVNFDQMLNMEPYCCRESLKTLLPDCFIYDLSAVVMHHGKGFGSGHYTAYCYNSEGGFWVHCNDSKLNMCTMEEVCKAQAYILFYSQRLTQANGHGKVCPSTAESQQHTELADCSVENSSS is encoded by the exons ATGGATAAGTGTAAGCACATAGGACGTCTGCGACTGGCCCAGGATCACTCCATCCTGAATCCTCAGAAATGGCACTGCGTGGACTGCAACACCACCGAATCCGTGTGGGCATGCCTCAGCTGCTCGCACGTGGCCTGCGGCAGATACATCGAAGAACATGCACTAAAGCACTTTCAGGAGAACGGTCACCCAGTGGCGTTGGAAGTAAACGAGCTGTATGTTTTCTGTTATCTCTGTGACGATTATGTTCTTAATGATAACGCGACGGGAGATTTAAAGCTGTTGCGGAGTACATTAAGTGCAATCAAGAGTCAGAACTATGAGTGCACTACTCGTAGCGGGAGGACTTTGCGTTCGATGGCGGCCAGCGATGACTCCTACCTGGCGCATGACGGTGCCCAAGCCGTGCTTCGGAATCAGGATCGCATGTTCACGGCGCTGTGGCACAGGCGGCGCGCGTTCATGGGCAAGGTATTCAGGTCATGGTTTCAGCTGACGCCGAGTGGAAAAAAGAttctggaggaagaaaagcgttgggaagaggaggaggaaagaagggaCAAAGCTAGAAAGAGGAGACAAGAACGAAAGCGCCAGTTgaaagaagagatggaaaagatGCCCCCAAGGAAGAGTTCTCGTTTACAAAACCAGATTAGAATGTTCTCAAAAACAGCACCCTGCATGCaaaaagcatcacagaaatTGGAATCTGTGGCAGAGTTGAAAGAAACGTATACCTCAGATGAAGtaagattgaaaaaaataagtgacTCCCCAATCAAACGAAGGCCCACAGTGACTCCAGGAGTGACAGGACTGAGAAACCTGGGAAATACGTGCTATATGAACTCTATCCTGCAGGTATTAAGTCACTTACTTATTTTTCGAGAATGCTTTTTAAAGCTTGATCTCAACCAAACTCAGGAACTGCTGGCAACGGCAGCCAGTGGTAAAACCAGATCTTCATCTAAACACCCTTCAGTAACTGCCTCAACATTGCAAGTGAGTGAGAaccaagagaaaggaaagggatCATCTTCTGTGAGGCGGTCTAGTTTATCCTCTGGATTAAGTGGAGGAGCATCAAAAAGTAGAAATATGGAACTTATTCAGCCCAGGGAGCCCAGTTCAAAGCATATTTCTCTTTGTCACGAGCTGCATACTCTGTTTCAAGTGATGTGGTCTGGCAAATGGGCGCTTGTGTCTCCGTTTGCTATGCTTCATTCTGTGTGGAGACTAATTCCAGCCTTCAGAGGATATGCCCAACAAGATGCTCAGGAATTCCTTTGTGAACTTTTGGATAAAGTGCAGCAGGAACTGGAGACTACGGGGACCAGATACCCAGCTCTCATCCCTGCTTCTCAAAGAAAACTTATAAAACAGGTTTTGAATGTGGTTAACAACATTTTTCATGGACAGCTATTAAGTCAG GTTACGTGTCTTGCCTGCGACAATAAATCCAATACCATAGAACCTTTCTGGGACCTGTCACTGGAGTTTCCTGAGAGGTATCACTGCAATGGCAAGGAGATGGCGTCTCAGTATCCCTGTCTGCTGACAGAAATGCTGGCCAAGTTTACAGAAACTGAAGCTTTGGAAGGGAAGATATATGCATGTGATCAGTGCAACA CAAAACGCAGGAAGTTTTCTTCTAAACCAGTTATACTCACAGAAGCTCAGAAGCAGCTTATGGTGTGTCGACTACCTCAGGTTCTCCGATTACACCTGAAACGGTTTAG GTGGTCAGGACGCAATCATCGTGAAAAGATTGGTGTGCATGTGAATTTTGATCAGATGCTGAACATGGAGCCTTACTGCTGCAGAGAATCCCTCAAGACTCTCCTACCTGACTGCTTTATCTACGACTTATCCGCTGTAGTCATGCATCACGGGAAAGGATTTGGCTCAGGGCACTACACTGCCTACTGCTACAATTCAGAAGGAG GATTTTGGGTACACTGCAATGATTCAAAACTCAACATGTGCACTATGGAAGAAGTATGCAAGGCTCAAGCctacattttgttttacagcCAACGACTTACTCAGGCAAACGGACATGGTAAAGTATGTCCTAGCACAGCTGAAAGTCAGCAGCACACAGAATTAGCTGACTGCTCTGTGGAGAACAGTAGCAGCTAA